Proteins found in one Methanobrevibacter ruminantium genomic segment:
- a CDS encoding DUF2284 domain-containing protein — MKKCKYPAEARPSGEACGVDIHKTIENNGYDILGIAEENNSYFCYGIVLLE, encoded by the coding sequence TTGAAGAAATGCAAGTATCCCGCTGAGGCCCGTCCATCTGGTGAAGCTTGTGGTGTTGACATTCATAAGACTATTGAAAATAATGGCTATGACATTCTAGGAATAGCTGAAGAAAACAATAGTTATTTCTGCTATGGCATAGTTTTATTAGAATAA
- a CDS encoding serine protein kinase RIO translates to MEEDPRVAKADAEVQKLISQKRIKDSDDRKVSSEIFDKATLQVLYKLANQGYLDVLNGAISTGKEANVLKGIKDDGSIVAVKIYRIATSDFKKMQYYIAGDPRFNVRSSNKRQLINNWVNKEYRNLTRLKDAGVNVPEAITSLNNVLIIEFIGDEDGNPAPTVKNLPPQDPKDFYEKLVDQMDKFINKANLIHGDLSSYNILNFDEEPVIIDVSQSVVKDHIIARELLERDIKNISFEFKKMGVDTSIEDLTNRLIKE, encoded by the coding sequence ATGGAAGAGGATCCAAGAGTGGCTAAAGCGGATGCAGAAGTCCAGAAATTGATTTCACAAAAGAGAATTAAGGATTCCGATGATAGGAAGGTATCCAGTGAAATCTTTGATAAGGCAACATTGCAAGTGCTTTATAAATTAGCTAATCAAGGTTATTTAGACGTTTTAAATGGTGCTATAAGCACTGGAAAGGAAGCTAATGTATTGAAGGGAATTAAGGATGATGGCTCTATTGTTGCTGTTAAGATTTATAGGATAGCCACTTCTGACTTTAAGAAAATGCAATATTATATTGCAGGAGACCCTCGTTTCAATGTCCGCTCAAGCAATAAAAGGCAACTCATAAACAATTGGGTAAATAAGGAATATAGGAATTTGACAAGGCTTAAGGATGCAGGCGTGAATGTTCCGGAAGCCATTACAAGCTTAAACAATGTTTTGATTATTGAATTCATTGGTGATGAGGATGGAAATCCTGCACCAACCGTGAAAAACTTGCCTCCACAAGATCCAAAGGATTTCTATGAAAAATTAGTGGATCAAATGGACAAGTTCATAAACAAGGCAAATTTGATTCATGGTGACTTATCAAGCTATAATATTCTGAATTTCGATGAAGAGCCAGTGATTATTGATGTTTCCCAATCTGTAGTGAAAGACCACATAATTGCTCGTGAACTGCTTGAAAGAGACATAAAAAACATCAGTTTTGAATTTAAAAAGATGGGTGTAGACACTTCCATTGAAGATTTAACCAATCGTTTAATAAAAGAATAA
- a CDS encoding DUF2284 domain-containing protein — protein MDKIKMSIGCPNYGKTLVCPPYTPKAEEFIGMVNSYETAILFEISLASIEDDIGGISKISVDIENCCAHFGYYKVFGMGAGPCMVCNSKRRNVI, from the coding sequence ATGGACAAGATTAAAATGTCAATAGGGTGCCCTAACTACGGTAAAACACTTGTATGTCCACCTTATACTCCAAAAGCAGAGGAATTTATTGGTATGGTAAATTCATATGAAACTGCCATTTTATTTGAAATCAGTTTGGCTTCAATTGAAGATGATATTGGAGGAATCTCTAAAATATCAGTTGATATCGAGAATTGCTGTGCTCATTTTGGTTATTATAAGGTTTTTGGTATGGGTGCAGGTCCTTGTATGGTTTGCAATTCAAAGAGGAGGAATGTAATTTGA
- a CDS encoding KH domain-containing protein — MPETDYLRVPADRVGALIGTKGETKQLIENATNTHLDIDSEECTVAIYPNENMEDPLGVWKANHIVKAIARGFNPRVALKLNKDDTYLEIIKLPLYVGKSKKAMARYKGRIIGKDGKTREIIVDMAEVDMAIYGKTVSLIGELQNVMVAKEAVEMILNGSRHKSVYAFLENKKNERKMKEFKEVVGIERDEIQFRDDLD; from the coding sequence TTGCCGGAAACCGATTATCTTAGAGTTCCTGCAGATAGAGTAGGTGCTTTAATTGGAACAAAAGGAGAAACCAAACAATTAATTGAAAATGCAACCAATACTCATTTGGATATTGATAGTGAGGAATGCACTGTAGCTATTTATCCTAATGAAAATATGGAAGATCCTCTTGGTGTATGGAAAGCAAATCATATTGTAAAAGCTATTGCTCGTGGATTCAATCCTCGTGTAGCATTAAAATTAAATAAAGATGATACTTATTTGGAAATAATCAAATTGCCTTTGTATGTTGGAAAATCCAAAAAGGCTATGGCAAGATACAAAGGTAGGATAATTGGAAAAGATGGAAAAACCAGAGAAATAATCGTTGATATGGCTGAAGTGGATATGGCTATTTATGGAAAGACTGTTTCATTGATTGGTGAACTTCAAAATGTGATGGTTGCTAAGGAAGCAGTTGAAATGATTCTCAATGGATCAAGACATAAGTCTGTCTATGCATTTTTAGAAAATAAGAAGAATGAACGTAAAATGAAAGAGTTCAAGGAAGTTGTTGGAATTGAAAGAGATGAAATTCAATTCCGTGATGACTTAGATTAA
- a CDS encoding AAA family ATPase — translation MKSENKSSSKKKSEVSIKNRASFSEIETQVLVLETAGYPFNFGLLEGPNLEISDKVLFEQYAIDQWSGTSVRTGSYLFDQKIIPDFAFKIITAYPEDSVIGENTSIEIVIPDVEKHDSIKRVKSNVFFDDVVGQENAKKKSKLIYKYLQDPEKFGNWAPRNVLFYGLPGTGKTMLAKALSNELNINLFLVKATSLIGDHVGDAANKIHDLYETALKSAPSLIFIDEIDAIALHRSFQSLRGDVSEIVNSLLTEMDGINPNDGVVTIAATNNPSSIDFAIRSRFEEEIEFKLPNDDERREIFELNLNTFPIDYDLDIERLVKLSKRMSGRDIKEKILKTALHNAIINDKEKVTMDDIYFALDLNKYKKEEIKGMFE, via the coding sequence GTGAAATCTGAAAATAAAAGTTCAAGCAAAAAGAAATCAGAGGTTTCTATTAAAAATAGGGCTAGTTTCAGTGAGATTGAGACTCAGGTTCTTGTTTTGGAAACTGCAGGTTATCCTTTCAATTTTGGATTATTGGAAGGGCCTAATTTAGAGATATCTGATAAGGTTCTTTTTGAACAGTATGCTATAGATCAATGGAGTGGCACATCAGTTAGAACAGGTTCCTATCTTTTTGATCAAAAGATCATTCCAGATTTTGCTTTCAAAATCATAACTGCATATCCTGAAGACTCAGTTATCGGAGAAAACACTTCAATAGAAATTGTCATTCCAGATGTTGAAAAGCATGATTCAATAAAAAGAGTAAAATCCAATGTTTTCTTTGATGATGTTGTAGGTCAAGAGAATGCTAAAAAGAAATCAAAACTAATTTACAAGTATCTTCAAGACCCTGAGAAGTTTGGCAATTGGGCTCCTAGGAATGTTCTGTTCTATGGTCTTCCAGGAACTGGTAAAACCATGCTTGCAAAAGCATTGTCAAATGAATTGAACATCAACTTATTCTTGGTCAAGGCAACCTCATTAATTGGAGACCATGTCGGAGATGCAGCAAATAAGATTCATGATTTATATGAGACTGCATTGAAATCAGCCCCATCCTTGATTTTCATTGATGAAATTGATGCAATTGCATTGCATAGGTCATTCCAATCATTGAGAGGGGATGTTTCTGAAATTGTAAATTCCCTTTTAACTGAAATGGATGGAATAAATCCAAATGATGGTGTTGTAACAATTGCAGCTACCAATAACCCATCTTCAATTGACTTTGCAATCAGAAGTCGTTTTGAAGAGGAAATCGAATTCAAGCTTCCAAATGATGATGAAAGAAGAGAAATTTTTGAGTTGAATCTCAACACTTTCCCAATCGATTATGATTTGGATATTGAGAGATTAGTAAAGCTTTCCAAAAGAATGTCTGGCAGAGACATTAAGGAAAAAATATTGAAAACAGCTCTTCACAATGCAATTATAAACGATAAAGAAAAAGTAACAATGGATGATATTTATTTTGCATTGGATCTCAATAAATACAAAAAAGAAGAAATTAAAGGAATGTTTGAATAA
- a CDS encoding DNA topoisomerase IV subunit A: protein MAEETTTHKHTHKEQRRQYTFNKLKAFGQEIIEDVEKEKVPTLRIPSRGTGNIVYDPDKRYYILGDRFGKRSLGNVKQIRKLGQMVYVANFCKDLVLRDKTATIREMYYISEGWGIEFNNQQESNIVGEDLEVALGATREDLGLMPEEDGASVYGDITLLDGDFEINAARAGKSGYTISPTIDQVELLDCGADFVLAVETMGMFHRLVQEDAHNRFNCLIVGLKGQAARATRRFIKRVNEELGLPVYICNDGDPWGFHIGQVIISGSAKLAHVNHDLATPDAKFLGVTASDIIEYDLPTDPLKDIDVLRLKELSKDPRYQTEFWQTEIKKMLKIGKKAEQQSFSKYGLEYVVDTYFPEKLRQFGQL from the coding sequence ATGGCTGAAGAAACTACTACTCATAAACATACTCATAAAGAGCAAAGGAGACAATACACTTTCAATAAACTCAAAGCTTTCGGTCAAGAAATCATAGAGGATGTTGAAAAGGAAAAAGTACCTACCTTAAGAATTCCTTCTAGAGGTACTGGAAACATTGTTTACGACCCAGATAAACGTTATTACATTCTTGGAGACAGATTCGGTAAAAGATCTCTTGGAAATGTAAAGCAAATCAGAAAATTAGGACAAATGGTTTATGTTGCAAACTTCTGTAAGGATTTGGTATTGAGAGACAAAACTGCAACTATCAGGGAAATGTATTATATCTCTGAAGGTTGGGGTATTGAATTCAATAACCAACAGGAATCCAACATTGTTGGTGAGGACTTGGAAGTTGCATTAGGTGCTACTCGTGAAGATTTAGGATTAATGCCTGAGGAAGACGGTGCATCAGTTTATGGAGACATTACCTTGCTTGATGGTGATTTTGAAATCAATGCTGCAAGAGCAGGTAAATCCGGTTATACCATTTCACCAACCATTGACCAAGTTGAATTGTTGGATTGTGGCGCAGACTTTGTACTTGCAGTGGAAACCATGGGGATGTTCCATAGGTTAGTTCAAGAGGATGCTCATAACAGATTCAATTGTTTGATTGTAGGTCTTAAAGGTCAAGCAGCTCGTGCAACAAGAAGATTTATCAAAAGGGTTAATGAAGAATTAGGCCTTCCTGTATATATCTGTAACGACGGAGACCCTTGGGGATTCCACATTGGACAGGTAATTATATCCGGAAGTGCAAAGTTAGCTCACGTTAATCATGATTTGGCTACTCCTGATGCTAAGTTCTTAGGAGTAACTGCAAGTGATATCATTGAATATGATCTTCCAACAGACCCATTGAAAGATATCGATGTATTGAGATTGAAAGAGCTTTCAAAAGACCCAAGGTATCAAACTGAGTTCTGGCAAACCGAGATTAAGAAAATGCTTAAGATTGGTAAAAAAGCAGAACAGCAATCTTTCTCCAAATATGGTCTTGAATATGTAGTAGATACATATTTCCCAGAGAAATTAAGACAATTTGGACAATTATAA
- the top6B gene encoding DNA topoisomerase VI subunit B yields MSQQAQELFENFDQLTPSEFFRKNKQMLGFSGKIRSLTIVFHELITNSFDAAEEAGILPEIRIDLKQLGKEHYLLRHSDNGPGIPEEFVTQVYCQMFAGSKFRNIQSRGQQGLGCSGCVLLSQMTTGESTHVISGWNEDGELKGVKMEFKMDVKNNVGDIIKTEHFTPESTGVCIQLHFKEVSYSLAEQGAFEYIRRTMIANPHAKITFRDPKGHKYIFKRAAEIVPVLPKEVLPHPKGVTADDITHIAKTTDKRNFKSMLTTNLSRMSSKKIKELQDITGIDMKKRPKSMTWAEAEAIVEAFGKMKFMAPPTSGLIPIGEEQIEKGMKLILKPEFITTITRAPVTYKGGVAFIVEAGIAYGGDAGRIVNEQRKSEILRFANRVPLTFDAGSCAITEALKSIDWRRYGLRDLDNTPLTLFVNIISTQVPYLSTGKQSIAPEPEIVHEIRQATMKIARKLQRHIRSKKAEKEKAMRSKIFEDYVPVIIEEAASLAETGVPDYKPVLAKVTRRALAELMGEKVEEEIEEEDYVDSLLEELDEFGHVVDKEHSSRKDRVQESDLDEALLDDEKLKKKKSKKTGQSTLFDSEDQEE; encoded by the coding sequence TTGTCTCAACAAGCGCAAGAACTCTTTGAGAATTTTGACCAATTAACTCCATCAGAGTTCTTTAGAAAAAATAAACAGATGTTAGGATTTTCTGGCAAAATCAGATCTTTAACCATTGTTTTTCACGAATTGATTACAAACAGTTTTGACGCTGCTGAAGAAGCAGGGATTTTGCCTGAAATTAGAATTGATTTGAAGCAACTCGGAAAAGAGCATTATCTTTTAAGACATTCAGATAATGGTCCAGGTATTCCTGAGGAATTTGTAACTCAAGTATACTGTCAGATGTTTGCAGGTTCCAAATTTAGAAACATCCAATCAAGAGGACAACAAGGTTTAGGTTGTAGTGGTTGTGTACTTTTATCCCAGATGACTACTGGTGAGTCCACTCATGTAATTTCCGGATGGAACGAGGATGGTGAGCTCAAAGGAGTTAAAATGGAATTTAAGATGGATGTAAAAAACAACGTTGGAGATATCATTAAAACTGAACATTTCACTCCAGAAAGCACTGGTGTTTGTATCCAACTTCATTTTAAAGAGGTGTCCTATTCATTAGCAGAACAAGGTGCATTTGAGTACATTCGTAGAACCATGATTGCTAACCCTCATGCAAAAATTACATTTAGGGATCCTAAAGGTCATAAATACATCTTTAAAAGAGCAGCAGAAATTGTTCCAGTCTTACCTAAAGAAGTATTGCCTCACCCTAAAGGTGTTACTGCAGATGACATTACTCACATTGCAAAAACCACTGATAAGAGAAACTTCAAAAGCATGTTAACTACCAATTTATCAAGAATGTCCTCCAAGAAGATCAAAGAGCTTCAGGACATCACTGGTATTGACATGAAAAAACGTCCAAAAAGCATGACTTGGGCTGAAGCAGAAGCTATTGTAGAAGCATTTGGAAAAATGAAATTCATGGCACCTCCTACTTCTGGTCTTATTCCTATTGGTGAAGAGCAAATCGAAAAAGGTATGAAATTAATATTGAAACCTGAATTCATCACTACAATTACAAGAGCTCCTGTTACCTATAAAGGTGGTGTAGCATTCATTGTAGAAGCGGGTATTGCTTATGGTGGAGATGCTGGTAGAATTGTAAATGAACAAAGAAAATCTGAAATCTTAAGATTTGCAAACAGAGTCCCATTGACTTTTGATGCAGGAAGCTGTGCTATTACAGAAGCATTGAAATCTATTGATTGGAGAAGATATGGTCTCAGAGACTTGGATAACACTCCACTCACCTTGTTTGTAAACATTATTTCCACTCAAGTTCCTTACTTATCCACTGGTAAGCAAAGTATTGCACCGGAACCTGAGATTGTTCATGAGATTAGACAAGCTACCATGAAAATAGCAAGAAAACTTCAAAGGCATATCAGATCCAAAAAAGCGGAAAAGGAAAAAGCTATGAGATCTAAAATATTTGAAGACTATGTTCCTGTTATCATTGAAGAGGCAGCATCACTTGCTGAAACTGGTGTTCCAGATTATAAACCAGTTCTTGCTAAAGTTACAAGAAGAGCATTAGCAGAATTGATGGGTGAAAAGGTTGAAGAAGAGATAGAAGAGGAAGACTACGTAGATTCATTACTTGAAGAGCTTGATGAATTCGGTCATGTTGTAGACAAGGAACATTCAAGCCGTAAGGACAGAGTTCAAGAATCTGATTTAGATGAAGCATTATTGGACGATGAGAAACTTAAAAAGAAAAAATCTAAAAAAACTGGACAGTCTACATTGTTTGACTCAGAAGACCAGGAGGAATGA
- a CDS encoding metal-sensing transcriptional repressor → MKQCMDLDNLHRRINKIIGQLNAIDRMIEEDIPCENILMQVNASKSALHKVGHIIVEGHLEHCIRNAIEAGESDEAINDVATILEYYSRI, encoded by the coding sequence ATGAAACAATGTATGGATTTAGATAATCTTCACAGAAGAATTAATAAAATTATCGGACAGTTAAACGCTATTGATCGTATGATTGAAGAAGATATTCCTTGTGAAAATATTTTAATGCAAGTAAATGCTTCTAAGTCTGCTTTACATAAAGTAGGCCATATTATAGTAGAAGGACATCTTGAACATTGTATTAGAAATGCAATTGAAGCAGGTGAAAGTGACGAAGCTATCAATGATGTTGCTACTATTTTAGAATATTATTCCAGAATATAA
- the eif1A gene encoding translation initiation factor eIF-1A — protein sequence MNKPQNNDQQEYRRVRTPRKGEIPGVVEQIMGHGKIKVRCADGNIRMTRIPGKMKKRIWIREGDVVLVKPWDFQSDQKADVIWRYTRTESNWLERKGYLTM from the coding sequence TTGAATAAACCACAAAATAACGATCAACAAGAATACAGAAGAGTACGTACTCCTAGAAAAGGAGAAATTCCGGGAGTAGTAGAACAAATTATGGGTCATGGAAAAATTAAAGTAAGATGTGCTGATGGTAATATCAGAATGACACGTATTCCAGGTAAAATGAAAAAGAGAATTTGGATACGTGAAGGTGATGTCGTTCTTGTAAAACCATGGGATTTCCAATCAGACCAAAAAGCTGATGTAATTTGGAGATACACAAGAACTGAATCAAACTGGCTTGAAAGAAAAGGCTATTTGACTATGTAA
- a CDS encoding molybdenum cofactor synthesis domain-containing protein, whose protein sequence is MGVEFLKIKEVDEAKEIINEKFNEYYTPQSEIIDIAESNNRITFSRIESKIDFPPFNRSLKDGFAIKSEDSYGVNEENPKKLKVIDFLEAGSFTDKTVEIGKCVEISTGAPIPDGADAVVMVEFSNRPEDNDELEEDEIEILTSVTPSQDIGQKGSDVKKGQTILEENILLNPPKIGVIAAQGIDTVEVYKKPKVGIISTGNELLTNQEELKPGKIYDVNSEMIKAGVDNCGGEGECLGIVKDVYDDLKTKIQDSLKECDILLCSGGTSAGVGDNIRHILDELGEVHIHGITVQPGKPTILGVADGKIVIGLPGNPVSAIVIFNVFVAPAIKKLAGYKDEEEQRTIKGTLKKRIHSPIGRMQYQLVRVEGNDVIPIFKDSGAIFSLASAAGYTKVSKQTELLEEGEEVEVILFN, encoded by the coding sequence ATGGGTGTAGAATTTTTAAAGATAAAAGAAGTAGATGAAGCAAAAGAAATCATTAATGAAAAGTTTAATGAATACTATACTCCACAATCTGAAATCATTGATATAGCAGAAAGCAATAATAGAATCACATTCAGCAGAATCGAAAGTAAAATCGATTTTCCACCATTTAACAGATCACTTAAAGATGGTTTTGCAATAAAATCTGAAGACAGCTATGGTGTTAATGAAGAAAATCCTAAAAAGCTTAAAGTCATTGACTTTTTAGAGGCAGGATCATTCACTGATAAAACTGTAGAAATTGGAAAATGTGTGGAGATAAGCACTGGTGCACCAATTCCAGATGGTGCAGATGCTGTTGTAATGGTGGAATTCTCCAATAGGCCAGAAGACAATGACGAGCTTGAGGAAGATGAGATTGAAATATTGACAAGTGTGACTCCTTCCCAAGACATTGGGCAAAAGGGTTCTGATGTTAAGAAAGGACAGACAATTCTTGAAGAAAACATTTTGCTCAATCCTCCGAAAATAGGAGTGATAGCTGCTCAAGGAATAGACACTGTTGAAGTGTATAAAAAGCCTAAAGTTGGAATCATATCTACTGGAAATGAATTATTGACCAATCAGGAAGAATTGAAACCTGGAAAAATCTATGACGTTAACAGTGAAATGATTAAAGCAGGGGTGGACAACTGTGGAGGAGAAGGAGAATGCTTAGGTATCGTTAAAGACGTTTATGATGATTTGAAGACAAAAATTCAAGACTCATTGAAGGAATGTGACATCTTGCTCTGCTCTGGCGGAACCTCTGCAGGAGTTGGAGACAATATAAGACATATCCTTGACGAACTTGGAGAAGTTCATATTCATGGAATTACTGTACAGCCTGGAAAGCCAACCATTTTAGGAGTGGCTGATGGAAAGATAGTCATTGGGCTTCCTGGAAATCCTGTTTCTGCAATTGTAATCTTCAATGTATTCGTTGCACCAGCAATCAAGAAGTTAGCAGGATACAAAGATGAGGAAGAGCAAAGAACAATTAAAGGAACTTTGAAAAAAAGAATCCATTCCCCAATTGGAAGGATGCAATATCAATTGGTTAGAGTTGAAGGCAATGATGTGATTCCTATATTTAAAGACTCTGGAGCAATATTCTCACTTGCAAGTGCAGCAGGATATACAAAAGTCTCTAAACAGACAGAATTGCTTGAAGAAGGAGAGGAAGTTGAAGTAATTCTCTTTAACTAA
- a CDS encoding TIM barrel protein, with translation MKDKVIFGPAGKPIEFNGKAHKSPEFLGPLGLYAFEYQSTYGVRIGESSALKLRESAEENGVLMSMHCPYYVNVCSKEEEKIESTIDRLAQSAKVGEFMGAYRLVFHPGFYSGRKPETCMDLAKKTYTRLLERCEEEGIENFTFAPETTGKRSQLGNIDEIIEMCASFDHFEPTIDFAHVHARGRGILNKKEDYNCIFSKLEDNLDIDRLHCHFTTIEYTDKGEKKHHTLAEDDEYGPHIKDLLLNLIENDWKATIICETPLIDQDALRMKQLYDSLI, from the coding sequence ATGAAAGATAAGGTTATTTTTGGTCCAGCTGGAAAACCAATAGAATTCAATGGAAAAGCACATAAGTCTCCGGAATTTTTAGGGCCTTTAGGATTATATGCATTTGAATACCAGTCCACTTATGGTGTTAGAATTGGAGAATCCTCTGCACTTAAACTTAGGGAATCTGCAGAAGAGAATGGAGTTTTAATGTCTATGCATTGTCCTTATTATGTGAATGTCTGTTCTAAAGAGGAAGAAAAAATAGAAAGCACAATAGATAGATTGGCCCAATCTGCTAAAGTCGGAGAATTCATGGGAGCATATAGGCTTGTATTCCATCCCGGATTTTATTCAGGCAGAAAACCTGAAACCTGTATGGATTTAGCTAAAAAGACTTACACAAGACTCCTTGAAAGATGTGAAGAGGAAGGGATAGAAAACTTTACCTTTGCGCCGGAGACAACTGGAAAACGTTCTCAATTAGGAAACATTGATGAAATCATAGAAATGTGTGCCAGTTTTGACCACTTTGAGCCTACAATTGACTTTGCTCATGTTCATGCAAGGGGAAGAGGAATCTTAAATAAAAAAGAGGATTATAATTGCATATTTTCAAAACTTGAAGACAATCTGGACATTGATAGATTGCATTGTCATTTCACTACAATTGAGTATACTGACAAGGGTGAAAAGAAGCACCATACTTTAGCTGAAGATGATGAGTATGGTCCACACATTAAGGATTTGCTTTTGAATCTGATTGAAAACGATTGGAAAGCAACAATTATTTGTGAAACTCCATTAATTGACCAAGATGCCTTAAGAATGAAACAGCTTTATGACAGTCTAATTTAG
- a CDS encoding phosphorylating glyceraldehyde-3-phosphate dehydrogenase: MKSVAINGFGTIGKRVADAVAAQDDMKIIGVSKTRPNFEARTAVEEKGYPLYIGIPEREGLFKEAGIEIAGTVEDMIQEADIVVDCTPGNIGPQNLEMYKKAGVKAIYQGGEDHELTGLSFNSFSNYDDSYGADYARVVSCNTTGLTRTLHTLNPLVDIKKVRAVMVRRGSDPSEIKKGPINAIVPNPPKVPSHHGPDVQTVMKGIDVTTMALLVPTTLMHQHNLMVEIGNEVTNDEVIDVLEKRSRVMVVEAAAGLDSTAALMEYAKDLGRSRNDLYEIPVWKESINIVGNELFYMQAVHQESDVVPENVDAIRAMLEMESDNEKSIAKTNKAMGIL; encoded by the coding sequence ATGAAATCTGTAGCTATTAATGGATTTGGAACTATAGGTAAAAGAGTGGCTGATGCTGTAGCTGCTCAAGATGATATGAAAATCATTGGTGTAAGTAAGACCAGGCCAAACTTTGAAGCAAGAACTGCTGTAGAAGAAAAAGGATATCCTTTATACATTGGAATTCCTGAAAGGGAAGGTCTCTTTAAAGAAGCAGGAATTGAAATAGCAGGTACTGTTGAAGACATGATTCAAGAAGCAGACATTGTAGTTGACTGTACTCCTGGAAACATCGGACCTCAAAACCTTGAAATGTATAAAAAAGCAGGTGTAAAAGCTATTTACCAAGGTGGAGAAGACCATGAATTAACTGGATTATCCTTCAACTCATTTTCTAACTATGATGATTCATATGGTGCAGACTATGCAAGAGTAGTGTCCTGTAACACTACCGGTTTAACCCGTACCTTACACACTCTTAATCCATTAGTTGACATTAAAAAAGTTCGTGCTGTAATGGTTAGAAGAGGATCTGACCCTTCTGAAATCAAAAAAGGCCCTATTAACGCTATTGTTCCTAACCCTCCAAAAGTGCCTTCTCACCATGGTCCTGATGTACAGACTGTAATGAAAGGCATCGACGTTACTACAATGGCTTTACTTGTACCTACCACTTTAATGCACCAACACAACCTAATGGTTGAAATTGGCAATGAAGTAACTAATGATGAAGTAATCGATGTACTTGAAAAACGTTCTAGAGTTATGGTGGTTGAAGCTGCTGCTGGCCTTGACTCAACTGCAGCACTTATGGAATATGCTAAAGATTTAGGAAGAAGCAGAAACGATTTATATGAGATTCCAGTATGGAAAGAATCCATTAACATTGTAGGCAATGAATTGTTCTACATGCAAGCAGTACACCAAGAATCTGATGTAGTGCCTGAAAACGTAGATGCTATCCGTGCAATGTTGGAAATGGAATCTGACAATGAAAAATCCATTGCTAAAACCAACAAAGCTATGGGAATTTTATAA